From the genome of Chanos chanos chromosome 5, fChaCha1.1, whole genome shotgun sequence, one region includes:
- the slc16a8 gene encoding monocarboxylate transporter 3 yields the protein MGSSTAETESIKPPDGGWGWVVLSGCFVITGFSYAFPKAISVYFKELMHDFDCGYSDTAWISSIMLAMLYGSGPVSSIMVNRFGCRPVMLVGGLLASAGMIGASFTTNIIQLYVTAGVITGLGLALNFQPSLIMLGSYFDKRRPLANGLAAAGSPVFLSALSPLGQVLLDRFGWRGGFLIMGGLLLNCCTCGAVMRPLEGRARKTTGNGEANAQELKQMLPLKVGEENNNSVKTHKEKHKKKLLDFSVLRDKALAIYIIAKFIVVLGLFVPTILLVNYAKDQGVPDRSAAFLLSIIGFIDIFARPTCGVIAGFKWVRPRMPYFFSLALVFNGLTDVCSARSTDYWGLVIFCVFFGISYGMVGALQFEVLMGIVGTKGFSSALGLVLLIEAVAVLIGPPSAGRLVDAYKNYELIFYMAGGELIAAGLFLAVAFCCCIRRHKTKDSPDAEDPNIQNENNHASHDEDQMHQMSLKDG from the exons ATGGGGTCCAGCACGGCTGAGACGGAGTCTATAAAACCCCCAGATGGAGGATGGGGGTGGGTGGTGCTGTCGGGTTGCTTCGTCATCACTGGCTTCTCCTATGCCTTCCCCAAAGCCATCAGTGTTTACTTCAAAGAACTGATGCACGACTTTGATTGTGGTTACAGTGACACTGCCTGGATTTCCTCCATCATGTTAGCTATGCTTTATGGCTCAG GCCCGGTTTCCAGTATAATGGTGAACAGGTTTGGATGTCGTCCAGTCATGCTGGTCGGAGGGTTACTAGCTTCTGCAGGAATGATTGGCGCTTCCTTCACCACCAATATCATCCAGCTTTATGTCACGGCTGGGGTTATTACAG GTCTGGGCCTAGCCCTGAATTTCCAGCCCTCACTAATAATGCTGGGCAGCTATTTTGACAAACGCAGACCTCTGGCAAACGGACTCGCTGCAGCTGGGAGCCCAGTTTTCCTATCCGCCCTGTCTCCCTTAGGACAAGTTTTATTGGATCGCTTTGGATGGAGAGGCGGTTTTCTGATCATGGGAGGCTTGCTGCTGAACTGCTGCACCTGTGGTGCTGTTATGAGGCCTCTGGAGGGTCGGGCACGAAAGACCACAGGCAACGGTGAGGCAAATGCCCAAGAACTGAAACAAATGCTTCCGTTAAAGGTAGGAGAGGAGAATAACAACTCGGTGAAAACACATAAGGAGAAACATAAAAAGAAGCTTCTGGACTTCAGCGTGCTACGTGACAAGGCGCTTGCGATCTACATCATTGCCAAATTTATCGTGGTCCTCGGCCTGTTTGTCCCTACCATCCTCTTGGTGAACTACGCGAAGGATCAGGGTGTGCCTGACCGTAGTGCTGCTTTTCTGCTTTCCATTATCGGCTTCATTGACATCTTCGCTCGGCCCACGTGTGGCGTCATCGCTGGTTTTAAGTGGGTGCGGCCCAGGATGCCATATTTCTTCAGTCTGGCTCTGGTCTTTAATGGGCTCACAGATGTGTGCTCGGCCAGGAGCACAGACTACTGGGGACTAGTCAtcttctgtgtgttctttggGATTTCGTATGGAATGGTGGGTGCTCTGCAGTTTGAGGTGCTTATGGGTATTGTAGGCACAAAAGGTTTTTCTAGTGCCCTTGGCTTGGTGTTGCTCATTGAAGCAGTAGCAGTGCTTATTGGACCTCCCTCTGCAG GTCGTTTGGTAGATGCTTACAAGAACTATGAACTGATTTTCTATATGGCTGGTGGAGAGCTGATCGCTGCTGGACTATTCCTTGCAGTTGCATTCTGCTGCTGCATCAGACGACACAAAACCAAAGACTCACCAGATGCTGAGGACCCAAACATTCAGAATGAGAACAACCATGCCAGTCATGACGAAGATCAAATGCATCAAATGTCACTGAAGGATGggtag
- the sh3bp1 gene encoding SH3 domain-binding protein 1, whose product MLKQFNLLKQFGSGGKSQDATDLLSEDLVLVEQRVEPARRAAQIIHKKLLGLLQSQQGLDTERRMKKLPLMMLSVSMAESFKDFDGDSPIRKVLEMCCFMQNYLAKTLAEFELRLEKDVLEPLNKLSEEDLPEILKNKKQFAKLTMDWHNARTRSQASTGPQSKQDGLREELEEAWRRLENIKDQYSADLYHFATKENDYANYFIRLLELQAEYHRGSLEFLEKNITELKENHSQNEPQVCTSLKKVYGAPLLSHLHECDRQIAVPIQECVQMLLHNGLREEGLFRLAAAASVVKKLKSSLDAGAVDHSEFGTDPHAVAGALKSYLRELPEPLMTFELYNDWFKAAGEKEIEDKLEQLRIVLKKLPPENYSNLRYLVQFLATLSEYRTINKMTPSNIAIVLGPNLLWPQVEGETSLMDMASASSVQVVTVIEPLIQYSKSLFPEEMDFEIPELPGSPAPESSRTPAPENGAPITTAAPSSHPCVSKTDSSASSDETKETPSVKPALVNWGANVSENSCPDPVTQPPIQNPNPNLAASWTTGQSQASEASEPIQELPPSSTEMTLKISGPFRPRKSFLQHRPLNVGREPFTVAQGKPKIPANPGVRTEGFPTPKPRAIPNPQPRAPDSQTQPAPTPQAPCAQASQLKRPSGKKPLVKAPNVPPPLPPQMANKQFSSLAK is encoded by the exons ATGCTCAAGCAATTTAATCTTTTAAAGCAGTTTGGATCTGGGGGGAA GTCACAAGATGCAACTGATCTACTCTCTGAGGACCTTGttttg GTGGAGCAGCGTGTGGAACCAGCCAGGAGAGCTGCTCAGATCATTCATAAGAAACTCCTGGGCCTTCTGCAGAGTCAGCAGGgcctggacacagagagacgcATG AAAAAGCTGCCTCTTATGATGTTGTCTGTTAGCATGGCTGAAAGCTTTAAAGATTTCGATGGTGATTCCCCCATTAG gaaagttctggaaatgTGTTGCTTTATGCAGAATTATCTGGCGAAGACACTGGCAGAATTCGAGTTACGGCTGGAGAAAGACGTTTTGGAACCTCTGAATAAACTCAGTGAG gAAGACTTGCCAGAGATACTGAAGAATAAGAAACAGTTTGCCAAACTGACAATGGATTGGCACAATGCACGCACTAG GTCCCAGGCAAGTACAGGTCCTCAGTCAAAGCAAGATGGTCTGAGGGAAGAGTTAGAGGAGGCCTGGAGGAGACTGGAGAACATCAAA GACCAGTACTCTGCAGATCTGTACCATTTTGCCACTAAAGAAAACGACTACGCCAACTACTTTATCCGC CTCTTAGAACTCCAGGCTGAGTACCACAGAGGTTCCTTGGAGTTCCTGGAGAAAAACATCACTGAACTAAAGGAGAACCACAGCCAAAACG AGCCACAGGTGTGTACCTCATTGAAGAAAGTGTACGGTGCCCCCCTGCTTTCTCACCTGCATGAGTGTGACAGGCAAATCGCGGTACCCATTCAAGAGTGTGTCCAAATGCTGCTTCACAATGGCCTTAGGGAGGAG GGCTTGTTCAGACTGGCAGCTGCGGCCTCAGTGGTAAAAAAGCTGAAGAGCAGTCTGGATGCCGGCGCGGTCGATCACAGCGAATTCGGTACAGATCCTCACGCTGTGGCAG GGGCTTTGAAGTCTTATCTGAGGGAGCTGCCTGAACCTCTAATGACCTTTGAACTTTATAACGACTGGTTCAAAGCAGCAGG agagaaggagatcGAGGACAAGTTAGAGCAACTTAGAATCGTACTAAAGAAACTGCCCCCAGAAAACTACAGCAACCTTCG ATACCTGGTCCAGTTCCTGGCAACTTTGTCTGAGTATCGGACCATCAATAAGATGACGCCAAGCAACATTGCTATAGTTCTAGGGCCTAATCTACTGTGGCCTCAAGTGGAAGG GGAGACCTCCTTGATGGACATGGCATCTGCCTCGTCGGTCCAAGTTGTGACAGTGATAGAACCACTTATACAATACTCAAAGAGTCTCTTTCCTGAAG agatgGATTTCGAGATCCCAGAACTGCCTGGGAGTCCAGCTCCGGAATCATCACGGACCCCTGCACCTGAGAACGGGGCTCCCATCACTACTGCTGCCCCTTCCAGCCATCCCTGTGTCTCAAAAACTGACAG ttcCGCATCATCTGACGAAACGAAGGAGACTCCAAGTGTAAAACCAGCTTTGGTGAACTGGGGAGCCAACGTTTCAGAGAATTCCTGCCCCGATCCAGTCACGCAACCCCCTATCcagaacccaaacccaaactTGGCTGCATCTTGGACCACAGGCCAGAGTCAGGCCAGTGAAGCTTCAGAACCCATCCAAGAGCTGCCTCCCAGCTCCACTGAGATGACCCTGAAGATCTCCGGCCCGTTCAGAC CACGGAAGTCCTTCCTTCAACATAGGCCACTGAATGTTGGTAGAGAACCGTTTACTGTCGCGCAAGGCAAACCCAAAATTCCTGCTAATCCTGGAGTCCGGACAGAGGGCTTTCCCACACCCAAGCCAAGGGCCATTCCCAACCCTCAACCAAGAGCTCCTGATTCCCAGACACAGCCTGCACCGACTCCCCAGGCTCCATGTGCTCAGGCCTCACAACTAAAGAGGCCGTCTGGGAAAAAACCTCTGGTCAAAGCCCCCAACGTCCCACCTCCACTACCACCGCAAATGGCAAATAAGCAGTTTTCTTCTTTAGCCAAgtga
- the cby1 gene encoding protein chibby homolog 1 gives MPLFGNTFSPKKTPPRKSASLSNLHTLDRSTREVELGLEYGAPVMNIGGQSLKFEEGQWIAESGGSVSGKELQRLKKRNLQLEEENNLLKLKIDLLLDMLSETTAESHLIQKELDDLKNHTRRKK, from the exons ATGCCTCTTTTTGGCAACACATTCAGTCCCAAGAAGACACCTCCTCGCAAGTCTGCGTCTCTCTCCAATCTACATACT CTGGATCGATCCACCAGGGAGGTTGAGTTGGGTTTGGAGTATGGGGCCCCTGTAATGAATATTGGAGGACAGAGTTTGAAATTTGAAGAAGGACAATGGATTGCAG AATCAGGTGGCAGTGTGTCGGGGAAGGAATTGCAACGACTGAAGAAGAGGAATCTACAGTTAGAGGAAGAGAACAACTTACTAAAACTTAAAATTGATCTTCTTCTGGATATG CTATCAGAGACCACAGCTGAGTCTCATCTAATACAGAAGGAGCTTGATGATTTGAAGAATCACACAAGAAGAAAGAAGTGA
- the plbd1b gene encoding phospholipase B-like 1, with amino-acid sequence MGFMGGEISIVMSVLAAADVTVNLISSVSDIQRATLYWDAAQKTVILKEGVIDEHGDCYGYYNDSLSTTGWGVLEIRAGYGVSQRSDEISYFLAGYLEGYLTAPQMISHHSNIYPQLIRAHNITNALTDFISEQDSWTREQVALNQRTDPLWQHAGLIVAQMDGLYAGAAHWAKSKKREPLSVFAVQFLNAVGDLLDLIPTLTHHRNSTSKSFQMPGMGHCSALIKMLPGYENMFFAHSSWYTYAATMRIYKHWDFRVTNSHTASGKMSFSSYPGLLTSLDDFYLLSSGLLMTQTSNNVFNSSLFSLVTPNVLFAWQRVRLANALAYTGKQWAQIFSKHNSGTYNNQYMILDLSRVSLSKKIEDGALTVVEQIPGLVVYSDQSQALRHGYWASYNIPFHSDIYKLSGYDVMMEKHGEAFSYDLCPRAKIFRRDQAKVVDLTSLKKIMRYNNYRKDPYAKGHPCKTICCRNDLRPKHPRPGGCYDTKVTDYYMAQEFLAEAVNGPTTQGGLPPFSWSRFNQTAHQGLPQSYNFTFIRMQPSLYGP; translated from the exons ATGGGTTTCATGGGTGGCGAAATATCGATTGTCATGTCCGTTCTGGCCGCGGCTGACGTGACTGTTAACC TAATATCCAGTGTATCAGATATCCAGAGAGCCACGCTTTATTGGGATGCTGCACAGAAGACAGTGATTCTGAAAGAAGGCGTGATTGACGAACATGGGGATTGTTACGGTTACTATAACGACAGCCTCTCTACCACGGGCTGGGGTGTGCTGGAAATACGAGCTGGGTATGGAGTGTCCCAGCGGAGTGACGAAATCAGCTACTTTCTGGCCGGATACCTTGAAGGTTATCTCACAGCCCC GCAGATGATCAGCCACCACTCAAACATATATCCTCAGCTGATAAGGGCTCACAACATTACAAATGCTCTGACAGATTTCATAAG TGAGCAGGACTCTTGGACAAGGGAACAAGTGGCGCTGAACCAGAGGACTGATCCTCTATGGCAGCATGCTGGACTCATTGTGGCTCAAATGGATGGATTATATGCTGGAGCCGCCCATTGGGCtaagagcaaaaagagagag CCTCTGTCAGTGTTTGCGGTTCAGTTCCTTAACGCAGTTGGAGACCTGTTGGATCTGATTCCCACCCTTACGCATCATCGGAACTCTACTTCCAAATCATTTCAGATGCCAGGCATGGGTCACTGCTCTGCTCTCATCAAG ATGTTACCGGGCTACGAGAATATGTTTTTTGCCCACTCCAGTTGGTACACCTATGCTGCCACCATGCGAATCTACAAACACTGGGACTTCAGAGTGACCAACAGTCATACTGCCTCGGGCAAGATGTCCTTCAGCAGCTACCCTG GTCTCCTGACTTCTTTAGATGACTTTTACCTGCTGAGTAGTGGACTTCTAATGACCCAGACCTCTAACAATGTTTTCAACTCATCCCTGTTCTCCCTGGTGACGCCAAACGTCCTTTTTGCCTGGCAGAGGGTGCGTCTGGCAAACGCTTTAGCCTACACAGGGAAACAGTGGGCCCAGATTTTCTCTAAGCATAACTCAG gaaccTACAATAACCAGTACATGATCTTAGACCTGAGCAGAGTGTCCTTGAGTAAGAAGATTGAGGATGGAGCTCTTACTGTAGTAGAGCAGATTCCAGGGCTGGTAGTAtactctgaccaatcacaagcaCTCCGTCATG GCTATTGGGCATCCTATAACATTCCCTTCCACTCAGACATTTACAAACTGAGTGGCTATGACGTGATGATGGAGAAGCACGGGGAAGCTTTCTCCTATGACCTCTGCCCACGTGCTAAGATCTTCCGCAGGGACCAAGCCAAAGTCGTTGACCTCACCTCCCTGAAGAAGATCATGAGATACAACA ACTACAGGAAAGACCCTTATGCCAAAGGACACCCGTGTAAGACCATCTGCTGCCGGAATGACTTACGGCCCAAACATCCCCGCCCAGGAGGCTGTTACGACACCAAG GTGACAGACTACTACATGGCTCAAGAATTTCTGGCCGAAGCTGTGAACGGGCCGACGACCCAGGGCGGTCTCCCTCCGTTCTCCTGGAGTCGTTTTAACCAGACTGCACACCAGGGTTTACCTCAGAGTTACAACTTTACCTTTATCAGGATGCAGCCCTCTCTCTATGGGCCCTAA
- the cdc42ep1a gene encoding cdc42 effector protein 1, with protein MNLGKLSGLKGLVSHSQGRRRFKGDLTAEMISPPLGDFRHTMHVGRGGDVFGDTSFLSNHGGAGSNGDGDTASTPDKSEGFFTRTLRHVRKTPDRPRGGSKDLSPPPPPISPIIKNAISLPRLNTDSPNGCPVKVLFPSSPKPPEDSTYSYGVESGFVTLPRLSRSERQPQESSAYSSQIHRGSLTDTGVFSLTCSDSVTRSDSASRSDSMNSFTVDLGPSLMSEVFALIDSPTDDQEDKRLFGTEHEPESTFGLPGHTTEMDSGTTSLVDSLLREDYNGRKGLYGAGWRNAEVACDESPKRTATDVPKRSVIAEEQRLEEGKFQRAADVLARHYGSKRPDAASSKAHCVYPDEEEEIKV; from the exons ATGAACTTGGGCAAACTCTCTGGACTAAAGGGGCTCGTGTCCCACTCCCAGGGGAGGAGGCGGTTCAAGGGAGACCTCACAGCAGAAATGATCAGTCCTCCGCTGGGTGACTTCCGCCACACTATGCATGTGGGTCGCGGAGGGGATGTGTTTGGGGATACTTCCTTCCTTAGCAATCACGGTGGAGCTGGGAGTAACGGGGATGGAGACACCGCCTCCACCCCTGACAAGAGCGAGGGCTTCTTTACCCGTACCCTGCGCCACGTGCGGAAGACCCCCGATCGACCCCGTGGGGGCTCTAAAGACCTgtcccccccacctccaccgaTCTCCCCGATCATAAAGAATGCCATCTCTCTCCCCCGCCTGAACACGGATTCTCCCAACGGCTGCCCAGTGAAGGTTCTTTTCCCTAGTTCACCGAAACCACCAGAGGACTCCACCTACTCCTATG GTGTGGAGTCTGGGTTTGTGACTCTGCCCCGGCTTTCCCGCTCGGAACGCCAGCCTCAGGAAAGCTCAGCTTACTCTTCGCAGATCCACCGCGGTTCCCTCACTGACACGGGCgtcttctctctgacatgctCTGACTCGGTGACCCGCTCTGACTCGGCGAGCCGCTCCGACTCCATGAACTCCTTCACCGTGGACCTGGGCCCATCCTTAATGAGTGAGGTATTTGCCTTGATAGACAGTCCCACTGACGACCAGGAGGATAAGCGTCTCTTTGGGACGGAGCACGAACCCGAATCTACATTTGGGCTGCCAGGTCACACCACCGAGATGGACTCTGGGACTACGTCTTTGGTAGACTCTCTTCTAAGGGAGGACTACAATGGCAGGAAGGGCCTCTATGGTGCGGGTTGGAGGAATGCGGAGGTCGCTTGCGACGAATCTCCTAAAAGGACTGCTACGGATGTGCCAAAGAGGTCTGTCATAGCCGAGGAGCAACGACTGGAGGAAGGCAAGTTCCAGAGGGCTGCGGATGTACTGGCACGGCATTATGGGAGCAAAAGGCCAGACGCAGCCAGCTCAAAAGCACACTGTGTTTACCCCGACGAAGAGGAGGAGATCAAAGTCTGA
- the pdap1a gene encoding pdgfa associated protein 1a isoform X2, producing the protein MPRGGKKGHKGRGKQFSNPEEIDRQMKAQREMEANGGAEAEAEAENSSEESEEESSSDDERQRRNGVEGLIEIENPNRLSQKSKKVAEVDVSAPRELSRREREEIEKQKAKERYMKLHLEGKTEQARADLARLAIIKKQREDAAKKREEQRKEKEGEQSKTKR; encoded by the exons ATGCCAAGAGGCG GGAAAAAGGGTCACAAGGGCCGAGGGAAACAATTCAGCAACCCCGAGGAGATCGATCGGCAAATGAAGGCCCAAAGAGAGATG GAGGCAAATGGTGGAGCCGAAGCTGAAGCTGAAGCTGAAAATTCGTCTGAAGAGTCCGAGGAGGAGAGCAGCAGTGACGACGAGAGG CAGAGGAGAAACGGAGTGGAGGGGTTGATTGAGATTGAGAATCCCAACCGTCTCTCCCAGAAGAGCAAGAAGGTAGCTGAGGTGGATGTCAGCGCCCCCAGAGAACTCTCCCGTAGAGAGAG ggaagagatagagaaacagaaggCTAAGGAGCGCTACATGAAGCTCCATCTCGAGGGGAAGACGGAGCAGGCCAGGGCGGACCTGGCCAGGCTGGCCATCATTAAGAAACAGCGAGAAGACGCAGCAAAGAAGAGGGAAGAACAGAGGAAAG aaaaagaaggagagcaGTCGAAGACCAAACGCTAG
- the pdap1a gene encoding pdgfa associated protein 1a isoform X1: MPRGGKKGHKGRGKQFSNPEEIDRQMKAQREMEANGGAEAEAEAENSSEESEEESSSDDERRRNGVEGLIEIENPNRLSQKSKKVAEVDVSAPRELSRREREEIEKQKAKERYMKLHLEGKTEQARADLARLAIIKKQREDAAKKREEQRKEKEGEQSKTKR, encoded by the exons ATGCCAAGAGGCG GGAAAAAGGGTCACAAGGGCCGAGGGAAACAATTCAGCAACCCCGAGGAGATCGATCGGCAAATGAAGGCCCAAAGAGAGATG GAGGCAAATGGTGGAGCCGAAGCTGAAGCTGAAGCTGAAAATTCGTCTGAAGAGTCCGAGGAGGAGAGCAGCAGTGACGACGAGAGG AGGAGAAACGGAGTGGAGGGGTTGATTGAGATTGAGAATCCCAACCGTCTCTCCCAGAAGAGCAAGAAGGTAGCTGAGGTGGATGTCAGCGCCCCCAGAGAACTCTCCCGTAGAGAGAG ggaagagatagagaaacagaaggCTAAGGAGCGCTACATGAAGCTCCATCTCGAGGGGAAGACGGAGCAGGCCAGGGCGGACCTGGCCAGGCTGGCCATCATTAAGAAACAGCGAGAAGACGCAGCAAAGAAGAGGGAAGAACAGAGGAAAG aaaaagaaggagagcaGTCGAAGACCAAACGCTAG
- the pms2 gene encoding mismatch repair endonuclease PMS2, with the protein MTEECAAPARPIKAIDKQSVHQICSGQVVLTLATAVKELVENSIDAGATSVDVKLKDYGTEQVEVSDNGKGVEESNFEGLTLKHHTSKLRDFSDLIHVETFGFRGEALSSLCALSDLSVVTCHETAQVGTRLVFDHNGHMTLRAPHPRQQGTTVTLQQLFSTLPVRHKEFQRNIKKEYARMIHVLQSYCIISTGVRIICSNQIGQGKRSTVLCTNGANTMRENIGAVFGPKQLQSLIPFQQLSPTESIKEDFGLTDVELPKDLFIITGFVSRGDHGVGRSATDRQFYFINKRPCDPSKVSKLVNEVYHMYNRHQYPFVALNITVASECVDVNVTPDKRQVFLQEEKLLLAILKSSLIAMYESGVNKISLNHTPLPTVNVYRPSDPASISDHRGTASCSEATPEVDSESPVSTPKSSLNLAGLKAAFSLKTSSGLASRTSDSKAGCSGSTQKNLQSFFSFSEKSKVMRHSPKSPLKSTPVEPFKGSPVKVSGSDDVKIESTSDNDVDSAFSEPTSTTNTPEFLCGSGAELNSPDLAVEESAVKKEITSTRELVDDFKACESSEQEMEEPQNSSYERISSPEPKRARLDESPPAQTSALVPKGTGPSFSVFDAPVHMTKKIVTFDFSMDDLARRMQKLKTQQEGKGDRELMYRRFRAKILPGENQSAEDELKKEISKDMFKEMEIIGQFNLGFIITKLNSDLFIIDQHATDEKYNFEMLQQHTALQGQRLIAPQNLSLTAISETILLENIEIFRKNGFDFLIDEDAPVMERVKLVSVPTSKNWTFGPGDIEELVFMLSDSPGVMCRPSRVRQMFASRACRKSVMIGTALNTSEMKKLVVHMGEIEHPWNCPHGRPTMRHLANLDVISQD; encoded by the exons ATGACTGAGGAATG CGCAGCGCCTGCTAGACCGATCAAAGCGATAGACAAACAGTCTGTTCATCAGATCTGCTCGGGTCAGGTTGTTCTGACTCTTGCCACAGCGGTGAAAGAACTCGTGGAGAATAGTATTGATGCAGGTGCCACCAGTGTTG atGTCAAACTGAAAGACTATGGGACGGAGCAGGTCGAAGTTTCTGACAACGGAAAGGGAGTCGAGGAATCAAACTTTGAGGGACTGA CCTTAAAGCACCACACATCTAAACTGAGGGATTTCTCAGATTTAATCCACGTGGAGACGTTTGGTTTCCGTGGTGAAGCCCTCAGCTCGCTGTGTGCCCTCAG CGACCTTAGTGTGGTGACGTGCCACGAGACCGCGCAGGTGGGCACGCGGCTGGTGTTCGATCACAATGGTCACATGACCCTGCGCGCGCCCCACCCACGACAGCAGGGCACCACGGTCACGCTCCAGCAGCTCTTCTCCACCTTACCTGTTCGACACAAAGAGTTCCAGCGGAACATTAAAAAG GAATATGCCAGGATGATCCATGTGCTGCAGTCTTACTGCATCATCTCTACTGGAGTTCGCATTATATGCAGCAACCAGATCGGACAAGGCAAACGCAGCACAGTGCTGTGCACCAACGGGGCCAACAccatgagagagaacattggAGCGGTGTTTGGACCCAAACAG CTCCAGAGTTTGATCCCATTTCAACAGTTATCGCCTACAGAATCCATTAAGGAGGATTTTGGTCTTACTGATGTTGAGTTACCGAAGGATCTGTTCAT AATCACTGGTTTTGTGTCACGGGGGGATCACGGTGTCGGCAGAAGTGCAACTGACAGGCAGTtctatttcataaataaaagacCCTGCGATCCGTCGAAG gttTCGAAACTTGTTAATGAAGTATATCACATGTACAACAGGCATCAGTATCCATTTGTTGCTTTGAACATAACTGTTGCCTCAG AATGCGTGGACGTGAACGTGACGCCCGATAAGCGTCAGGTCTTCCTGCAGGAGGAGAAGCTCTTATTGGCTATTCTGAAGAGCTCACTAATCGCCATGTACGAATCCGGTGTCAATAAGATCAGCCTCAATCACACACCCCTACCAACAGTCA ATGTGTACCGACCCAGTGATCCTGCCTCCATTTCAGACCATCGTGGGACAGCTTCATGTTCAGAAGCGACCCCAGAGGTTGATTCCGAGTCTCCAGTTTCTACCCCGAAATCGTCTCTTAATTTAGCTGGGTTAAAAGCAGCGTTCTCGCTTAAGACGTCTTCTGGACTTGCATCAAGGACTTCGGACAGTAAAGCTGGTTGCAGCGGATCGACACAAAAGAACCTGCAAtcctttttcagcttctctgAGAAGAGTAAAGTAATGAGACATTCTCCAAAATCCCCACTGAAATCTACTCCAGTAGAGCCATTCAAGGGTTCTCCAGTGAAGGTTTCTGGTTCCGATGACGTCAAGATTGAAAGCACTTCAGACAACGATGTTGATTCTGCTTTCTCTgaaccaacctccaccacaaaTACTCCAGAGTTTTTGTGTGGAAGTGGCGCTGAATTGAACTCTCCTGATCTTGCAGTAGAGGAGTCTGCTGTTAAAAAGGAGATCACAAGTACACGTGAGCTTGTAGATGATTTCAAAGCATGTGAGTCTTCAGAACAGGAGATGGAAGAGCCACAGAACTCCTCTTATGAGAGAATCTCCAGTCCAGAGCCAAAGAGAGCCAGGCTAGATGAATCTCCCCCTGCACAGACCAGCGCACTGGTTCCCAAAGGAACCGGCCCTTCCTTTAGTGTGTTTGACGCTCCCGTTCACATGACGAAGAAAATCGTGACTTTTGATTTTTCGATGGACGACCTAGCTAGACGGATGCAGAAACTCAAAACTCAGCAGGAGGGAAAGGGCGACCGAGAGCTGATGTACAGACGCTTCAGGGCAAAGATTCTCCCGGGGGAGAACCAGAGCGCGGAGGACGAGCTGAAGAAGGAGATTAG caaagACATGTTTAAGGAAATGGAGATTATTGGGCAGTTTAACCTGGGTTTCATCATCACCAAACTGAATTCAGACCTCTTCATAATCGACCAGCACGCCACCGATGAGAAGTACAACTTTGAGATGCTTCAGCAGCATACCGCTCTACAAGGACAGAGGCTTATAGC ACCCCAGAATCTCAGTCTCACGGCCATAAGCGAGACTATCCTCCTCGAAAACATCGAAATCTTCCGCAAAAATGGCTTCGACTTCCTCATCGACGAGGACG CTCCAGTCATGGAGAGGGTCAAACTGGTGTCTGTACCCACCAGTAAGAACTGGACCTTTGGGCCCGGTGATATCGAGGAACTCGTTTTCATGCTGAGCGACAGTCCAGGGGTGATGTGTCGGCCTTCCCGTGTCAGGCAGATGTTCGCCTCTCGAGCTTGCCGAAAATCT GTGATGATAGGCACTGCCCTGAACACCAGCGAAATGAAGAAGCTGGTGGTTCACATGGGGGAAATCGAGCATCCGTGGAACTGCCCTCACGGTAGACCCACCATGAGACACCTGGCCAATCTGGACGTCATCTCTCAGGACTGA